A region from the Silene latifolia isolate original U9 population chromosome 7, ASM4854445v1, whole genome shotgun sequence genome encodes:
- the LOC141590476 gene encoding lipoyl synthase, chloroplastic-like: MMNQSINLNPAISMQIPKRAPNPNNLPQPKFTMVVASLKSSKEPTSMADVTMKKEVDPPYPGGMGMGQNTGRDPNVKKPEWLRQRAPRGKRFDEVKDSLSRLNLHTVCEEAQCPTIGECWNGGGDGIATATIMVLGDTCTRGCKFRAVKTSRNPAPPHPMEPENTAKAVVSWGIYLHHNYIFGPT, from the exons ATGATGAACCAATCAATCAATTTAAACCCAGCAATCTCAATGCAAATCCCAAAACGGGCacccaatcccaacaatctcccgCAACCCAAATTCACCATGGTTGTTGCATCACTAAAAAGCTCTAAAGAACCCACATCAATGGCGGACGTTACAATGAAAAAGGAGGTGGACCCACCATACCCAGGTGGCATGGGGATGGGGCAGAATACAGGGAGAGACCCAAATGTGAAGAAACCTGAATGGTTGAGACAAAGAGCTCCTCGAGGTAAAAGGTTTGATGAGGTTAAGGATTCTCTTTCAAGGTTAAATCTTCATACTGTTTGTGAAGAAGCTCAGTGTCCTACTATTGGTGAG TGTTGGAATGGAGGCGGGGATGGAATAGCAACTGCCACAATCATGGTGCTTGGTGATACTTGCACCCGTGGTTGTAAATTTCGTGCCGTTAAAACAAGTAGGAATCCTGCGCCGCCTCACCCAATGGAACCCGAAAACACTGCCAAAGCTGTTGTCAGTTGGGG TATATACCTTCATCATAACTACATCTTTGGTCCTACCTAA